The Fusarium poae strain DAOMC 252244 chromosome 2, whole genome shotgun sequence nucleotide sequence ACAGGCTACTACTGGGACACTTCTGAAAAGAAATATGCGTCTATCCCATTCTTACCCACCAAGATCGTCAGCGGAGCAGGAGCTATCATTTCCAACGTCACTGACTATACTAAATGGATCAGATGTCTACTCCGTAAAGAAAGGCCTTTGTCAGAAGCGGTGCACAATGACATACAGAAACCACGAGTCGTGGATAATCCAGAACCTGCTCGCGGTATGGATGTGTCCCTGTATGGATTATCCTGGTGGCGCACATCTATTCACGGCCATGTGGTCTATTGGCATTCTGGATCTGTCGTGTCTCACGGCGCGCTAATCTACTGGCTCCCAGAGCTAGACTACGGGGTTGTTCTCCTATCAAACTATCCTAACCCTGTGAGAGAAGTCATTATGAGGCGACTAGTTTATGACAAACTTGGGGTCCCAGCAAATGAACGCTTTGACATTGAAAAAGAGTAAGTTAAACATGACTCCATCACGGCAATTCAAGATTACCTGACATTTGTGAAGTTTGAGAATGGCGCGCCGAAAAAGAGAAGAGGCAATCGAGAACGCAGCCACGACCCTTTTCCCAAACATGCCAGTCAAACCCGTTCCACCGCGTGTTGATATCGACAGCCTTGTGGGAAAATATCACGCTCCAGGCTTTGGAACCTATGAGTTCTGCCGAGCCAAGAATAACAATTTGCGGAAGGAACTATTTGCCGAACGTACAGATTTGCTATGGAAGAGTCGGTTTACGCTTCGTCATGCATCAGGGAATTTCTGGGTGATGTTGATCTCGCTTCTTGACGATCCATCCAGATTACCAGACACGTTCTTAAGTGCCGAGTTCAGGTTTGGTATCGATGATTCACCTATTGAACTCGTTATCGTATTCCCGAATGGAGAGTATAACCGCGAGGTTATACTGAAGAGGGAAACATAGGATATCGGCTGGTAGCTTAATGTTACAGTATTATGAACATTTCTCATCGTCCATTCAAATACAACTTAAGGCCACGGTAATAGAAGGGAAAGTTGACAGTTTGTGATTTTTCAGATATCTGCGAGCGATATGTTGTATGTATGATGAATTATGTACTAATAGGTTCGCCTCTTAAAACCGAATCAAGAAGTGAAACGTGAGGACCCTTGCTAAGTAAATACAACGTGTGCATACTGCCGACCATCTTGATGTAAGAGTCCTATAGACTGGCACCAATTAAGAGCTGTAAGTGAAATCGACCAGAACGGGGTTGTGGTCAGAAAGGATGTTTCCATCGGGCTGAACAAATAGCTGGGGCACGTAGTTGAAAGAAGTTGCACTGAGTTTGACAGTGCTGCCAGATCGATAGCTACAAACTGCATTAGGACACTTCTCTCGGCCGCATTTATCTTCGAAGCTGGGTATAACTTACAAAACCTTGTCAACAATCTCGCACTTGTTGTCTGCGGCTGGAACCTTGCATGGGTTTGCGGATGCTCCAGCAGTGGGATACTTGCCTCCCTGAATCAGCTGTACCCAAGCATCACTGAATCCAGCATCTGTCAGCTTGTTGAGGCTTCGTCCAGAGTTGGTCCATCTGTCGTTGGTGTCGCCACCAATGATAACTGCTCGACCGTTGGAGTTGGACTTGATATAGTCAAGGATCTGATCGATACCAGCCGAGCGAGCATCAACATCACCCTTGTCGGATCTACACCGTTGATCATATTAGTAAAGCTGAGACTAATTTTCAGCGGCAGTGCATACCCAGCATCAGCATGAAGGTTGTAGAGATCAACCTCGACTTGACCGATAGTCATGCGCATGAAGCTAAAGCCCTTAGGAGTCAGGCAGTCTCCCGAGTTCAAATTGCATTTGTTCCACTTCTTGCGGTTGAAGGTAGTCCATGGGTAGTTGGCCACAGTGTTGAGACCATCACCAAATGGTACACCGCCAGAAGTGGGGGTTCGGTGAGGGTGGTTATCAGTCGCGTAGATGTAGGCGTGGAAGTTGAAGTCTTCCTGCATATGCACAATGTCGAACCCTTGGGTGGCAAAAGCAGTTCCGATCAGATTGGAGTTTGTGCCCTTATCGCCAGGAACATCGTTGCCGTTGATGATCTCTGGAAGGCCTGCCACATTGTAGGTGAGAAAGTTGAACTTTCCCGTCTTTTGACCAAGACAAAGGCCACTCAAGGCCAAAGTCGAGACTAGGAGCTGGCTGGAGACTGAGCGGATGGACATGATGAGTTGCTTTGCGGTTGAAGATAAAGAGTTGAGGAGCGAAACTCGCTCTTCATATAGAACGTGACATTGTTTACACTATATCGTCCTGCGGTATGTCAAAGCTTCTGAGGTTGGTGCATAACGTAACATCGCG carries:
- a CDS encoding hypothetical protein (MEROPS:MER0026262), translating into MGAADINDPFTPGFSEFVNKALDDWKLAGISIAVVDGDDVFSKGYGFATLPDVPSTPETLWYGGSTTKAFVTATLAHLIETKKYPALSSGWQTRVSSIIRDDFVTQDDWATNNITLEDLACHRSGLRNNDVGIRLHGNGHPWEIQDIVRNLRHVPLQWQPRTEFDYNNEGYATLSYVIEKVTGKWLGDVLKETIWDPLGMTSTYLDLQQAKDAPEDLSTGYYWDTSEKKYASIPFLPTKIVSGAGAIISNVTDYTKWIRCLLRKERPLSEAVHNDIQKPRVVDNPEPARGMDVSLYGLSWWRTSIHGHVVYWHSGSVVSHGALIYWLPELDYGVVLLSNYPNPVREVIMRRLVYDKLGVPANERFDIEKDLRMARRKREEAIENAATTLFPNMPVKPVPPRVDIDSLVGKYHAPGFGTYEFCRAKNNNLRKELFAERTDLLWKSRFTLRHASGNFWVMLISLLDDPSRLPDTFLSAEFRFGIDDSPIELVIVFPNGEYNREVILKRET
- a CDS encoding hypothetical protein (SECRETED:SignalP(1-23)), translating into MSIRSVSSQLLVSTLALSGLCLGQKTGKFNFLTYNVAGLPEIINGNDVPGDKGTNSNLIGTAFATQGFDIVHMQEDFNFHAYIYATDNHPHRTPTSGGVPFGDGLNTVANYPWTTFNRKKWNKCNLNSGDCLTPKGFSFMRMTIGQVEVDLYNLHADAGSDKGDVDARSAGIDQILDYIKSNSNGRAVIIGGDTNDRWTNSGRSLNKLTDAGFSDAWVQLIQGGKYPTAGASANPCKVPAADNKCEIVDKVFYRSGSTVKLSATSFNYVPQLFVQPDGNILSDHNPVLVDFTYSS